One stretch of Campylobacterota bacterium DNA includes these proteins:
- the lon gene encoding endopeptidase La: MQLSNYSSFPTVLPVIAEDELFLYPFMISPLFLSDEKNIAAAAEAIESNSLVIVCPVKPEHEGERESDSIYDAGVIGSIMRKVVLPDGRIKVLFQGLARGHVMDLIPGDHLRAHVDLIQSTSVNELKMDAILEVLREKVRALSQVSNYFPPDLLRTIEENHEYNRIVDLICSSIKIKKENAYKLFIERDPEKRFLMLIDELIEETEANKLQKEIRSKVHTRIEKVNKEYFLKEQLKQIQKELGTDTHRDEEIEEFRKKLEVKKDKMHADAYKEINKQLERFARMHPDSADAGVIQTYLEWVLEIPFGEQAKKALNIRDVENQLNKDHFSLKKPKERILEYFSVKELLELRGQGEKEGRGAILCFAGPPGVGKTSLANSIAEALKRPLVRIALGGLEDVNELRGHRRTYIGAMPGRIVQGVIEAKKMNPVIVLDEIDKVAKSHRGDPTAVLLEILDPEQNTHFRDYYLNFNLDLSKAIFIATANDVGQIPGPLRDRMEFISVSSYTPQEKFQIAKQYLIPQELKKHGLKPAELSISKTALQEVIEKYTREAGVRNLRRRVADIVRKAAKKILEEPSTQKVNVSLKNIKEFLDKTVFEIDRTDHVDRIGVVNGLAWTAVGGDVLKIEAIRINGKGNLQLTGSLGDVMKESARIALSVVKTLIDDGKIGVDHSIIPLTSAERESDTVPDASEVYKRLDLHIHVPDGATPKDGPSAGIAMSTVIASILTNKKVRADIAMTGEVSLTGNVLPIGGLKEKLIAAHRAGMKLALIPQKNYDRDMSDIPDEVKASLEIVGVSRIEEVLERLLTDA, encoded by the coding sequence ATGCAACTCAGCAATTACAGCTCTTTTCCGACCGTCCTTCCCGTCATCGCGGAGGATGAACTTTTTTTATACCCTTTTATGATCTCCCCGCTTTTCTTGAGCGATGAAAAAAACATCGCCGCCGCGGCCGAAGCGATCGAGAGCAATTCGCTCGTCATCGTCTGCCCCGTCAAACCCGAACACGAAGGGGAACGCGAAAGCGACTCGATTTACGACGCGGGCGTCATCGGATCGATCATGCGTAAAGTCGTTCTTCCCGACGGACGGATCAAGGTCCTGTTCCAGGGACTGGCACGCGGTCATGTGATGGACCTGATCCCCGGAGACCATCTGCGGGCCCATGTCGATCTGATCCAGTCGACGAGCGTGAACGAACTGAAAATGGACGCGATTCTCGAAGTGCTCCGCGAAAAGGTGCGTGCCCTTTCGCAGGTGAGCAACTATTTCCCGCCCGATTTGCTCCGCACGATCGAGGAGAACCACGAGTACAACCGGATCGTCGATCTGATCTGCAGCTCGATCAAAATCAAAAAAGAGAACGCCTATAAGCTGTTTATCGAACGCGATCCCGAAAAGCGGTTTTTGATGCTGATCGACGAACTGATCGAAGAGACCGAAGCCAACAAACTTCAAAAAGAGATCCGTTCGAAAGTTCACACGCGTATCGAGAAAGTGAACAAAGAGTATTTTCTCAAAGAGCAGCTCAAACAGATCCAAAAAGAGCTCGGAACCGATACCCATCGGGACGAAGAGATCGAAGAATTTCGCAAAAAGCTCGAAGTCAAAAAAGATAAAATGCACGCGGACGCGTACAAAGAGATCAACAAGCAGCTGGAACGTTTTGCCCGTATGCATCCGGATAGCGCCGACGCAGGGGTGATCCAGACGTACCTCGAATGGGTTCTTGAAATCCCCTTCGGCGAGCAGGCGAAAAAAGCGCTGAACATCCGTGACGTTGAAAACCAGCTCAACAAAGACCATTTTTCGCTCAAAAAACCCAAAGAGCGTATCCTGGAGTATTTTTCGGTTAAAGAGCTTCTTGAGCTCCGCGGGCAGGGGGAGAAAGAGGGGCGCGGCGCGATTTTGTGTTTTGCCGGTCCTCCGGGAGTGGGGAAAACATCGCTGGCCAATTCAATCGCCGAGGCACTGAAGCGTCCGCTCGTGCGGATTGCCCTCGGAGGGCTCGAAGACGTCAATGAACTGCGCGGACACCGCCGAACCTACATCGGTGCGATGCCGGGACGGATCGTACAGGGGGTGATCGAAGCCAAAAAGATGAATCCCGTCATCGTCCTCGATGAGATCGACAAAGTGGCCAAGTCCCATCGCGGAGACCCGACGGCGGTGCTGTTGGAGATTCTCGACCCCGAGCAAAATACCCATTTTCGGGATTATTACCTCAATTTCAATCTCGACCTCTCCAAAGCGATTTTCATCGCGACCGCCAATGACGTCGGTCAGATTCCGGGGCCGCTGCGGGACCGGATGGAGTTTATTTCGGTCAGTTCGTATACGCCGCAGGAGAAGTTCCAGATCGCCAAACAGTATCTGATTCCGCAGGAACTGAAAAAACACGGTCTCAAACCGGCGGAACTGTCGATTTCGAAAACGGCGCTGCAAGAGGTGATCGAAAAATACACCCGGGAAGCGGGAGTGCGGAACCTTCGCCGCCGCGTGGCCGACATCGTACGCAAAGCGGCCAAAAAGATCCTGGAAGAGCCCTCCACGCAAAAGGTGAACGTCAGCCTCAAAAACATCAAGGAGTTTTTGGACAAAACGGTGTTTGAGATCGACCGTACCGACCACGTCGACCGCATCGGCGTCGTCAACGGTCTGGCCTGGACCGCGGTCGGCGGAGACGTCCTCAAAATCGAGGCCATCCGGATCAACGGCAAAGGGAACCTTCAGCTTACCGGAAGTTTGGGGGATGTGATGAAAGAATCGGCGCGAATCGCCCTTTCGGTTGTGAAGACGCTCATTGACGACGGAAAAATCGGGGTCGATCACTCGATCATTCCGCTGACCTCTGCCGAACGCGAAAGCGATACGGTGCCCGATGCGAGCGAAGTCTATAAACGTCTTGATCTCCATATCCACGTTCCCGACGGGGCAACTCCCAAAGACGGACCGAGTGCGGGGATTGCCATGAGCACCGTCATCGCGTCGATTCTGACGAACAAAAAAGTACGGGCCGATATCGCGATGACCGGAGAGGTGTCGCTGACGGGGAACGTATTGCCGATCGGCGGCTTGAAAGAAAAACTCATCGCGGCGCATCGCGCGGGGATGAAGCTCGCCCTGATCCCGCAGAAAAACTACGATCGCGACATGAGCGACATTCCCGACGAAGTGAAAGCGTCGCTCGAGATCGTCGGCGTCAGTCGGATTGAAGAGGTGCTGGAGCGCCTTTTAACCGACGCATAG
- a CDS encoding pyrroline-5-carboxylate reductase, translated as MVKSLTLVGNGKMALALAKGLCGIYALEVVGRSSDALEQFEKALGRPVQKTLYADALIEEKTVILCVKPANLAEIAPYLKGTARTVYSVLAGTPLAALSAICARNYCRAMPNLAAEVALSMTSLVGDPETRDEALALFGTIGSALWLSSEKELDIATALAGSGPAYLALIAEALADGAVREGLRRDDAATLVKGLFSGFAGLLQTTHPAILKDGVMSPGGTTAAGYGALESGGVRNGCMEAVRAAHEKAKALK; from the coding sequence ATGGTTAAATCGCTTACCCTCGTCGGCAACGGGAAAATGGCCCTTGCCCTCGCCAAAGGGCTGTGCGGCATCTATGCCCTTGAAGTGGTCGGACGAAGTTCGGACGCGCTGGAGCAGTTCGAAAAAGCGCTTGGCCGTCCCGTACAAAAAACGCTTTACGCCGATGCCCTCATTGAGGAAAAAACCGTTATTCTGTGCGTCAAACCGGCCAATCTCGCCGAAATCGCCCCGTATCTCAAGGGGACGGCACGAACCGTCTATTCGGTCCTTGCCGGCACCCCCCTAGCCGCTCTTAGCGCGATCTGCGCACGGAACTATTGCCGCGCCATGCCCAATCTTGCCGCCGAAGTCGCCCTCTCGATGACATCGCTGGTCGGAGACCCCGAAACCCGGGACGAGGCACTGGCCCTTTTCGGTACCATCGGTTCCGCGCTGTGGCTCTCAAGCGAAAAAGAGCTGGACATTGCAACGGCACTGGCGGGAAGCGGTCCCGCCTATCTGGCCCTCATCGCCGAAGCGCTTGCGGACGGAGCGGTACGCGAAGGGCTCAGACGCGATGACGCGGCAACCCTGGTCAAAGGTTTGTTCAGCGGGTTTGCCGGACTGTTGCAGACAACCCATCCCGCGATTCTCAAAGACGGCGTGATGAGCCCCGGCGGCACCACGGCAGCCGGTTACGGCGCCCTTGAATCAGGCGGGGTGCGCAACGGCTGCATGGAGGCCGTCCGCGCCGCGCACGAAAAAGCCAAAGCGCTCAAATAA
- a CDS encoding tyrosine-type recombinase/integrase, whose amino-acid sequence MERLYRSKEEFLQYLDAMRGYSALTIRSYDDALDEMLEYAEIGFGSDSLTINLMPLRVRIAPLKPKTISAKLSAVRSFVKYLRSRGFSVEMSGDESVRVPKTLPKPVAHEHIHSAIEDAEPAAGLAILLLYSMGLRISELCGLKIGDVTPQWCRVRGKGAKERDIPVPAAAWEALERYRVSFAPKEYVFEAEGRKLSENSLRYMITKRFAEIGIKVTPHQLRHAYATELLNNGARIADVSELLGHASMATTQIYTKLGNALKMDHYLKSHPLCQHREDSE is encoded by the coding sequence ATGGAAAGACTCTATCGTTCCAAAGAAGAGTTTTTGCAATACCTGGATGCGATGCGCGGGTACTCGGCATTGACGATACGCAGCTACGACGATGCCCTCGACGAGATGCTCGAATACGCCGAGATCGGTTTCGGATCCGATTCTCTGACGATCAACCTGATGCCCTTGCGTGTCAGGATCGCGCCTTTAAAGCCCAAAACCATTTCCGCGAAGCTCAGTGCGGTGCGCAGTTTCGTCAAATACCTCCGGAGCCGGGGATTTAGCGTCGAAATGAGCGGAGATGAAAGCGTGCGGGTTCCCAAAACGCTTCCGAAGCCCGTAGCGCACGAACATATCCACAGCGCGATCGAAGATGCCGAACCGGCCGCAGGGCTGGCTATTTTACTGCTCTATTCGATGGGACTGCGAATATCCGAACTCTGCGGGCTGAAAATCGGCGATGTAACGCCGCAGTGGTGCAGGGTCCGGGGTAAAGGCGCGAAAGAGCGCGACATTCCGGTTCCCGCAGCGGCATGGGAAGCCCTGGAGCGTTACCGTGTCTCCTTTGCGCCCAAAGAGTATGTTTTTGAGGCCGAGGGTAGAAAATTAAGCGAAAATAGTCTAAGATATATGATTACCAAGCGATTTGCCGAGATAGGAATTAAGGTGACTCCTCATCAACTCCGTCATGCTTATGCCACGGAACTGCTAAACAACGGCGCGCGGATTGCCGATGTTAGCGAACTATTAGGCCACGCGAGTATGGCGACGACGCAGATATACACTAAACTGGGGAATGCTTTGAAAATGGATCACTACCTCAAATCGCACCCGTTATGCCAGCACCGTGAGGACAGCGAGTGA
- a CDS encoding HP0268 family nuclease, giving the protein MELKIARSEHDAKPKKIDLKKITEMVEKSNSVILYFDRENSHKDLLSLQDHFEGEGKSFYMREVRYGLSTNEYMYEVHIL; this is encoded by the coding sequence ATGGAACTTAAAATTGCCCGCAGCGAACACGACGCAAAACCCAAAAAAATCGACCTCAAAAAAATCACCGAGATGGTGGAAAAAAGCAATTCGGTTATCCTTTATTTCGACCGTGAGAACTCGCACAAAGACCTTTTGTCGCTTCAAGACCATTTCGAAGGCGAAGGGAAAAGTTTTTACATGCGCGAGGTGCGTTACGGTCTTTCGACAAACGAATACATGTACGAGGTCCACATCCTCTAA
- a CDS encoding lysophospholipid acyltransferase family protein produces MRKKIVRTLALWLIPPIGALLIRLIYATSKKRFHLPSLVPSEPVIFAFWHGDLLLQPYLYYRFRKVPKANVLISDHFDGQIIARIMRYFRLGTIHGSTTRGGAKVLIQGMKSLSEGYDIGITPDGPKGPRHEMSDGAVVMAQKRNAKVIVFQCVPSSYWQLGSWDRFTIPKPFGTLDFYASEPIDLAGMEFEAAKALVREKLMERAF; encoded by the coding sequence TTGCGTAAAAAAATCGTACGCACGCTCGCGTTGTGGCTGATCCCACCCATCGGGGCGTTGCTGATACGTTTGATTTATGCGACGAGCAAAAAACGGTTTCATCTCCCATCGCTCGTCCCTTCCGAGCCTGTCATTTTCGCGTTCTGGCACGGCGATTTGCTGCTTCAGCCCTATCTCTATTACCGTTTCCGCAAAGTCCCCAAAGCCAACGTTCTGATTTCGGACCATTTCGACGGGCAGATTATCGCGCGGATCATGCGTTATTTCCGTCTGGGGACGATCCACGGTTCGACGACACGCGGCGGTGCGAAAGTGCTGATTCAGGGGATGAAATCGCTCTCCGAAGGGTACGACATCGGCATTACCCCCGACGGACCCAAGGGCCCCCGCCATGAAATGAGCGACGGCGCAGTCGTCATGGCCCAGAAGCGTAACGCCAAAGTCATCGTTTTCCAGTGCGTTCCCTCCTCGTACTGGCAGCTGGGAAGCTGGGACCGTTTTACGATTCCCAAACCGTTCGGGACGCTCGATTTTTATGCTTCCGAGCCGATCGATCTGGCGGGAATGGAGTTCGAAGCGGCCAAAGCGCTGGTCCGGGAAAAACTGATGGAACGCGCTTTTTAG
- the fliW gene encoding flagellar assembly protein FliW, giving the protein MQFALKLPLLGFESVKQMELKKIDDIFMRLESVGEGPSFTLVNPFVLREYSFDIPSSLQALMEINPESNLLIYNIMIIQSPIENSTVNFVAPIIFNTDNQTMAQIIIDNRNDFSIAEPIKTYLKGSENG; this is encoded by the coding sequence ATGCAGTTTGCGTTAAAACTCCCGCTACTCGGGTTCGAATCGGTCAAGCAAATGGAGCTGAAAAAAATCGACGATATTTTCATGCGCCTTGAAAGCGTGGGTGAAGGCCCGTCGTTTACGCTCGTGAACCCCTTCGTTTTACGCGAATACTCCTTTGACATCCCCTCGTCTTTGCAGGCACTGATGGAGATCAATCCCGAAAGCAACCTGCTGATCTACAATATCATGATCATCCAGTCCCCGATCGAAAATTCGACCGTCAATTTCGTCGCCCCGATTATTTTCAATACCGACAATCAGACCATGGCGCAAATCATCATCGACAACCGCAACGACTTCAGTATTGCCGAACCGATCAAAACCTACCTCAAAGGTTCCGAAAATGGTTAA
- the bamD gene encoding outer membrane protein assembly factor BamD, whose product MAVALLVLLTGCGKDIEEYNKPAEYWYEKMVNAVGDANLEKADSYFSSLQSEHISSPFLSEATMIMAQAHMAQEEYLLAEHFLNEYIRRYATPEGREYAEFLKIKAKFLALPNPGRDQGLIDETLKGVETFKTSYPSSAYLPLVNTMETQLQLARGDLNEKIAQLYDRLGKPKGAEFYRAIAPVTWVKSEEIVHADIPWYREMFEGDGSSSWYDFLIPQTRSVVSMDINESK is encoded by the coding sequence ATGGCAGTAGCACTGCTGGTTTTGTTGACCGGGTGCGGCAAAGATATCGAAGAGTACAATAAGCCGGCCGAATACTGGTACGAAAAAATGGTTAATGCCGTCGGTGACGCGAACCTTGAAAAGGCGGACAGCTATTTCAGTTCGCTTCAAAGCGAGCACATCAGCTCGCCGTTTCTTTCCGAGGCGACGATGATCATGGCCCAGGCGCACATGGCGCAGGAAGAATACCTGTTGGCGGAACATTTCCTGAACGAGTACATTCGCCGTTACGCAACTCCCGAAGGGCGCGAATACGCCGAATTTTTGAAAATCAAGGCAAAATTCCTGGCCCTTCCCAACCCCGGCCGCGATCAGGGGCTGATCGACGAAACGCTCAAAGGGGTGGAAACGTTCAAAACGTCTTACCCTTCTTCGGCTTATCTTCCGCTGGTCAATACCATGGAAACCCAGCTCCAGCTTGCCCGGGGCGATCTGAACGAAAAGATCGCCCAGCTTTACGACCGCCTGGGCAAACCCAAAGGGGCGGAGTTTTACCGCGCGATCGCTCCCGTGACGTGGGTAAAATCCGAGGAGATCGTCCATGCCGACATCCCCTGGTACCGTGAAATGTTCGAAGGCGACGGCAGCAGCAGCTGGTACGACTTTCTCATACCGCAAACGCGCAGCGTCGTATCGATGGACATCAACGAGAGTAAATAA
- the nusA gene encoding transcription termination factor NusA encodes MENILDIIDSIANEKGLSRENVKEAIKTSFIQTAKRIINPTFAFEADIDERTKQVKLRQIITVVPDDAPELEGEEAGAYMSLSNALEIDEDAEIGDQLQMEHDIESYGRSAFATLHREIEFHIQRLVENELYDKYKSKINQIVSGRVTRVDEQQNTTIEIDEIRAVLPMKNRIKGEKFKVGDMVSAIVRRVHVDKINGISMELSRTSPKFLEELLALEVPEIKDGIVVIEKCARIPGERAKIALYTNRPQIDPIGATVGVRGVRINAVSEELCGENIDCVEYTPQPELFISRAMSPAIISAVAIEETEEGEKKAIVTLPSDQKSKAIGKSGINIRLASMLTGYTIELNEQGGTAAGEKAAEEKKEGISSLEALFGN; translated from the coding sequence ATGGAAAATATTTTAGACATTATCGATTCGATCGCCAACGAAAAAGGGCTCAGCCGCGAAAACGTCAAAGAGGCGATCAAAACTTCGTTCATCCAAACGGCCAAACGGATCATCAACCCGACGTTTGCATTCGAAGCCGACATTGATGAACGGACCAAGCAGGTCAAACTCCGCCAGATCATTACCGTCGTCCCGGACGATGCCCCGGAACTTGAGGGGGAGGAAGCGGGGGCGTACATGAGCCTTTCGAACGCCCTCGAAATCGACGAAGATGCCGAAATCGGCGATCAGCTTCAGATGGAGCATGACATCGAAAGCTACGGACGCAGCGCGTTCGCGACACTGCACCGCGAAATCGAGTTCCACATCCAGCGCCTCGTCGAAAACGAGTTGTACGACAAATACAAAAGCAAAATCAACCAGATCGTCTCCGGGCGCGTTACCCGCGTCGACGAACAGCAGAACACGACGATCGAAATCGACGAGATCCGCGCCGTTCTCCCGATGAAAAACCGGATCAAAGGTGAAAAATTCAAGGTAGGCGATATGGTCAGCGCGATCGTGCGTCGGGTCCATGTCGACAAAATCAACGGAATCTCGATGGAACTCTCGCGCACTTCGCCGAAATTCCTCGAAGAGCTTCTCGCCCTCGAAGTCCCCGAGATCAAAGACGGCATCGTCGTGATCGAAAAATGTGCCCGTATCCCCGGTGAACGGGCCAAAATCGCCCTTTACACCAACCGCCCTCAAATCGATCCGATCGGGGCGACCGTCGGCGTACGGGGTGTACGGATCAATGCGGTGAGCGAAGAACTTTGCGGTGAAAACATCGACTGCGTCGAGTACACTCCCCAGCCCGAGCTGTTCATCTCCCGCGCCATGAGCCCGGCGATTATCTCGGCAGTCGCCATCGAAGAGACCGAAGAGGGGGAGAAAAAGGCCATCGTCACCCTCCCCAGCGACCAAAAATCCAAAGCGATCGGAAAAAGCGGGATCAACATCCGCCTCGCATCGATGCTGACGGGATACACGATCGAACTGAACGAACAGGGCGGAACAGCCGCAGGCGAAAAAGCGGCCGAAGAGAAAAAAGAGGGGATCAGCTCTCTCGAAGCGCTGTTCGGCAATTAA
- the miaB gene encoding tRNA (N6-isopentenyl adenosine(37)-C2)-methylthiotransferase MiaB, with the protein MSKKLFIETLGCAMNVRDSEHMIAELNAREGYELTDNARDADLILINTCSVREKPVHKLFSELGGFNKIKKEGAKIGVCGCTASHLGKEIIKKAPYVNFVLGARNVSKIGEVIHREKAVEIDIDFDESQFAFKDFRSSPYKAYINISIGCDKQCTFCIVPKTRGDEISIPSDLIVAEARKAAESGAKEVFLLGQNVNNYGRRFSGEHEKINFTELLRRVSAVEGIERIRFTSPHPLHMDDEFIEEFARNPKICKSMHMPLQSGSTEVLKAMKRGYGKEWFLNRAAKLRAMVPDVSISTDIIVAFPGESDADFDETLDVMRQVRFEQIFSFKYSPRPLTEAEGMTNTVDPETGSERLSRLQAYQDTILDEITAGYLGKEFDVYFEELRSEGYVAGRTDNNIVVKVKGSEEWLGRIARVRITEVSRLVQYGEIVA; encoded by the coding sequence ATGTCTAAAAAACTCTTTATCGAGACGCTCGGATGCGCGATGAACGTACGCGATTCGGAGCATATGATCGCCGAACTCAATGCACGCGAAGGGTATGAACTCACCGACAACGCGCGGGACGCCGATCTGATCCTCATCAACACCTGCTCCGTTCGCGAAAAGCCCGTGCACAAGCTTTTTTCCGAACTGGGCGGATTCAACAAGATCAAAAAAGAAGGGGCCAAAATCGGCGTATGCGGCTGCACCGCGTCCCACTTGGGCAAAGAGATCATTAAAAAAGCCCCTTACGTCAATTTTGTCCTCGGCGCGCGCAACGTCTCCAAAATCGGCGAGGTGATCCACCGCGAGAAGGCAGTCGAGATCGACATCGATTTCGACGAATCGCAGTTCGCGTTCAAGGATTTCCGCTCAAGCCCTTACAAAGCCTACATCAACATTTCGATCGGCTGCGACAAGCAGTGTACGTTTTGCATCGTTCCCAAAACGCGCGGAGACGAGATTTCCATACCGTCCGACCTGATCGTTGCCGAAGCGCGCAAGGCCGCGGAATCGGGAGCAAAAGAAGTTTTTTTGCTCGGGCAGAACGTCAACAATTACGGCAGACGCTTTTCGGGAGAACACGAGAAGATCAATTTCACCGAGCTGCTCCGCCGCGTCAGCGCGGTCGAAGGGATCGAGAGAATCCGCTTCACGTCGCCCCATCCGCTTCACATGGACGATGAGTTTATCGAGGAGTTCGCCCGCAATCCGAAGATCTGCAAATCGATGCACATGCCGCTTCAGAGCGGTTCGACCGAGGTCCTCAAAGCGATGAAGCGCGGGTACGGCAAAGAATGGTTCTTGAACCGCGCCGCCAAACTCCGGGCCATGGTTCCCGACGTCAGCATCAGCACCGATATCATCGTCGCGTTTCCCGGCGAGAGCGATGCGGATTTCGACGAGACGCTCGACGTCATGCGGCAGGTCCGTTTCGAGCAGATTTTCAGCTTCAAATACTCTCCGCGCCCCCTTACGGAAGCGGAGGGAATGACCAATACCGTCGATCCCGAAACCGGTTCGGAACGCCTCAGCCGTCTGCAGGCGTATCAGGACACGATTCTTGATGAGATTACCGCCGGTTATCTCGGAAAAGAGTTCGACGTCTATTTCGAAGAGCTCCGGAGTGAGGGCTACGTCGCCGGGCGGACGGACAACAATATCGTTGTCAAGGTCAAAGGCTCCGAGGAGTGGCTGGGCAGGATCGCCCGCGTCAGAATTACGGAGGTTTCCCGTCTCGTCCAATACGGAGAGATCGTTGCGTAA